A single Campylobacter hyointestinalis subsp. hyointestinalis DNA region contains:
- a CDS encoding LPD23 domain-containing protein, translating to MKNISDSNLMNQISRDGKTSIEALNAMLKSSDNINGVTLNDFLGSLGAKDRAVAEANIIKNLMDKNSVNGVVDFRALNKSLNSLDFGSEFAKELKSQILSKQSILNNTSDILNSLGDRVIKPKTMSQGVTNDPLKRADTMRANFIVEKMKPLIPYLGNNEALKLHLNRAILNANGDFKLAIKNIDNIPSGNLPTPTRNLLNEFKNAMKEIEQAVKNEAKTQAKTEAKKEIRGIHNVTYNDKKATYIKTDLENVDSAIRYANTNRDKGAKHIKIRHLMDETKPGYITNQELLNLGNSLREYIKTYKEPFIDKNGARIYEWENKEGVKFRVVVDSSRRDATTAELPQPTATDDIITFYSDRNIKDKMIFRNPKLNQTIKEAENQANLVNQSIKGDGFVTYPNSARQETAINQNFDIQEWVKNMSGVLSDEWRANLSKLADKHPEMFRSEADVFRVIKEIKDNPTHFFKNYNDKVALIGKQINNDKFANIGIVKNDGEIIHANKNKIKDLERLQRRNKEMLTGTPLPATTQANSSMGGDLLQHSNTQTIPNQTIKEAENLAKTQATPTAKEPTKQSIKEQELTAQATKEVEINNTEKPRPNTNSRYENIKKFVEGKTNKALDNEINAYNQLYRYVLDDFAKAHPSELNLPQYASEMANYITKEFLIKHDKEIKEIINQKASGENRQIALEAFENLKQNFDELRIVGIGDLIKPTAKGIKDKIAQVQIKSMSDKELVTQFQKLSNSKARVNENVFSYLQNEIKQREKKLYPFINSDKKDYSYDLEKQLKNRGLMGLKDSDLENIAKERNSILYLPSYVRGNIEKELNITPIKEFGTNYAEFYHDGANAIKKLLAEKQGQVAGAFERKELGDIDLVWGEVADKVKHTGYGVSHILDKRIAEFMEQGFSKEEAQNKAIDFVKNIDKIIKNGNVVRDDKGRIRIENDNFIIGIKDNYYGTKTNNWIVTGYIKKENAESLYASSAITKGETLPLNSNTGIIPQNTKTTIKPQDEVVKTEVIKKENGSKGQLAQQNVKQKEAKPNLEEPNVLTKLMKTVEEIYTDDGDFKVKTLKVYGSEKNKDFSVYIDNKKVSIPEEQTTKFYDNGGRFAFVRDGEIVDNLSQEAKEALFDNNKISGMDKIQMGIALDKAKVSTLSDKIDALKKAGYSDDNIYEYLLKKDSELIDGIASIEANTKFNSILDSVKGSSSQIQKLRAILDKNIMNTDTLSNIKKPQLLNEVYNLLNGKRLNNELLDKASLIKWNFKGFEHKNAPKELLSQGKNMKKGFSTMAMEKAILNLGSGGINGVINANAEQDPSKKHEAFVKGFLLGAGGSAGAIKMLEKSADKLAPQLARISQGLAKDLPGILNDRPDIIGKALGKTPKDNYNYIFGGENAIGANKAKLKTAGEMAKNGADESEIWAKTGWYKDIDKKWKFEINPLGGKFKKAIKDLFDAKAFKQNNREKLELLQDKAKINDKYQADLNKLNATLSQKANIIVKAKDGLKLSEVLDDKKLFNAYPQLRDVKVRFDELDGEIYDGYYNRTLDEIVLNSNLYNKPEMLRSILYHEMQHKIQSIEGFARGGMDKDVLDYRRLAGEVEARNEQTRLIPSKLNNAKLERTTDLENLEKIAKALPKSQANEQISKELIALKKQDMALDKEYGKISPQRDKEIDRLTDELDNRFSALVGQIDKEELATALLKVYNKTKHPNATADVIPNFRKVVFNDSGMSASYTPKQKEVRGVYNVAFNEKRATQIYKDIEDVENVIKFEKGRADNITANKDGFGSLHIQKHLDPKNEGYITTQEYLNMGEYIRKAGDFKESGGKRVYDYTDENGVRFRAIIGDTRGGKDRVISFFSNRKAGSAYDRQNYTRNQPLSENSTPKEIKSQDLSVEQKAKQYAKFLSEAKEPTQVAPDELYKAYSKAKKDLNKPKNK from the coding sequence ATGAAAAATATCAGCGATAGCAATCTAATGAACCAAATAAGCCGTGATGGAAAAACAAGCATAGAAGCCCTTAATGCTATGCTAAAAAGCAGTGATAACATTAACGGCGTTACCCTAAATGACTTCTTAGGCTCATTAGGGGCTAAAGATAGAGCCGTAGCTGAAGCTAATATAATCAAAAATCTAATGGATAAAAATAGCGTTAATGGAGTAGTGGATTTTAGAGCCTTAAACAAGAGCTTAAATAGTTTAGATTTTGGGAGTGAATTTGCTAAAGAGCTAAAGAGCCAGATTTTAAGCAAACAATCTATCTTGAATAATACTAGCGATATTTTAAACTCTTTAGGTGATAGGGTAATTAAGCCAAAAACAATGAGCCAAGGCGTAACTAATGACCCACTAAAAAGAGCTGATACGATGAGAGCTAATTTCATCGTAGAAAAAATGAAGCCTTTAATACCATATTTAGGCAATAACGAAGCCTTAAAATTGCACTTAAATAGAGCCATTTTAAACGCTAATGGCGACTTTAAACTAGCTATAAAAAATATTGATAATATCCCTAGTGGTAACTTGCCAACGCCTACAAGAAATCTCTTAAATGAGTTTAAAAATGCGATGAAAGAGATAGAGCAGGCGGTAAAAAACGAAGCTAAAACACAGGCTAAAACAGAAGCTAAAAAAGAGATAAGGGGTATCCACAATGTAACTTATAATGATAAAAAAGCAACTTATATCAAGACTGATTTAGAAAATGTAGATAGTGCGATAAGATATGCCAATACTAACAGGGATAAAGGTGCTAAACATATTAAAATAAGACATTTAATGGATGAAACTAAACCAGGATATATAACCAATCAAGAGCTTTTAAATTTAGGCAATTCCTTAAGAGAGTATATTAAAACATACAAAGAGCCTTTTATAGATAAAAATGGAGCTAGAATTTACGAATGGGAAAATAAAGAAGGGGTTAAATTTAGGGTTGTTGTTGATAGTAGCCGTAGGGACGCGACGACCGCCGAATTACCACAACCTACGGCTACTGATGATATTATAACATTTTATTCTGATAGAAATATAAAAGATAAAATGATTTTTAGAAATCCAAAACTGAACCAAACCATAAAAGAAGCTGAAAATCAAGCAAATTTAGTTAATCAATCTATAAAAGGCGATGGGTTTGTAACTTATCCAAATAGTGCTAGGCAAGAAACCGCAATAAATCAAAATTTCGATATTCAAGAGTGGGTTAAGAATATGAGTGGCGTTTTAAGTGATGAGTGGAGAGCAAATCTAAGCAAACTAGCCGATAAACACCCAGAAATGTTTAGAAGTGAAGCGGATGTATTTAGAGTTATAAAAGAGATAAAGGACAATCCAACGCATTTTTTTAAAAACTATAATGATAAGGTTGCGTTAATTGGCAAACAAATAAATAATGATAAATTCGCAAATATAGGTATAGTTAAGAATGATGGCGAAATCATACACGCAAATAAAAACAAAATCAAAGATTTAGAGAGATTGCAACGCAGAAATAAAGAAATGCTGACTGGGACGCCACTTCCAGCAACCACTCAAGCAAATAGCTCTATGGGAGGCGATTTATTACAGCATTCCAATACCCAAACTATACCAAACCAAACCATAAAAGAAGCTGAAAATTTAGCTAAAACACAGGCTACACCAACAGCCAAAGAGCCAACTAAGCAATCAATCAAAGAGCAAGAACTAACCGCACAAGCCACCAAAGAAGTGGAAATAAACAACACTGAAAAACCGCGTCCAAATACAAATAGCAGATATGAAAATATTAAGAAATTTGTAGAAGGCAAGACAAATAAAGCCTTAGATAATGAGATAAACGCTTATAATCAGTTATATAGATATGTTTTAGATGATTTTGCTAAGGCTCATCCTAGTGAGCTAAATTTGCCTCAATATGCTAGTGAAATGGCAAATTATATCACAAAAGAGTTTTTAATAAAACACGATAAAGAGATAAAAGAGATAATCAATCAAAAGGCAAGTGGAGAAAATAGACAAATAGCATTAGAAGCCTTTGAAAATTTAAAGCAAAATTTCGATGAGTTAAGAATCGTAGGCATTGGCGATTTAATCAAGCCAACAGCAAAAGGTATAAAAGACAAAATAGCACAAGTACAAATAAAATCAATGAGCGACAAAGAGCTAGTAACGCAATTTCAAAAGCTAAGCAATAGCAAAGCTAGGGTTAATGAGAATGTCTTTTCGTATTTACAAAATGAGATAAAACAAAGAGAAAAAAAGCTATATCCATTTATAAATAGTGATAAAAAAGACTACTCTTATGACTTAGAAAAACAGCTTAAAAATCGTGGATTAATGGGGCTAAAAGATAGTGATTTAGAAAATATCGCTAAAGAGAGAAATAGCATATTATATTTGCCAAGCTATGTTAGAGGAAATATCGAGAAAGAGCTAAATATAACCCCTATTAAAGAATTTGGCACGAATTACGCTGAGTTTTACCATGACGGAGCAAATGCCATTAAAAAGCTATTAGCTGAAAAACAAGGACAAGTCGCGGGAGCGTTTGAGAGAAAAGAGTTAGGCGATATCGATTTAGTGTGGGGCGAAGTCGCAGATAAAGTAAAGCATACGGGGTATGGCGTATCTCATATCTTAGATAAAAGAATAGCTGAGTTTATGGAACAAGGTTTTAGCAAAGAAGAAGCACAAAATAAGGCTATTGATTTTGTTAAAAACATAGATAAAATAATAAAAAACGGGAATGTTGTAAGAGATGATAAAGGAAGAATTCGTATAGAAAACGATAACTTTATCATAGGCATAAAGGATAATTACTATGGAACGAAGACTAATAATTGGATTGTTACTGGCTATATAAAGAAAGAGAACGCAGAAAGTTTATATGCATCTTCTGCGATTACTAAAGGCGAGACTCTGCCTTTAAACTCTAATACCGGTATTATACCACAAAACACTAAAACTACTATAAAACCGCAAGATGAAGTAGTAAAAACGGAAGTAATCAAAAAAGAGAATGGAAGCAAGGGGCAATTAGCACAACAAAACGTTAAACAAAAAGAAGCTAAGCCAAATTTAGAAGAGCCAAACGTCTTAACTAAGCTAATGAAGACCGTAGAAGAAATATACACAGATGACGGGGATTTTAAGGTTAAGACATTAAAAGTTTATGGTAGTGAGAAAAATAAAGATTTTAGCGTTTATATTGACAATAAAAAAGTATCTATACCAGAAGAGCAAACGACTAAATTTTATGATAACGGTGGAAGATTTGCATTTGTAAGAGATGGTGAAATAGTAGACAATCTTAGTCAAGAAGCAAAGGAAGCGTTATTTGATAATAATAAGATATCTGGCATGGATAAAATACAGATGGGAATTGCTCTAGATAAGGCTAAAGTTAGCACCTTATCAGATAAGATAGATGCTTTAAAAAAAGCTGGTTATAGTGATGATAATATTTACGAGTATTTATTAAAAAAGGATAGTGAATTAATAGATGGTATAGCTAGTATAGAAGCTAATACTAAATTTAACAGTATTTTAGACAGCGTAAAAGGAAGTAGTAGCCAAATTCAAAAGCTTAGAGCTATACTAGATAAAAACATTATGAATACTGACACATTATCTAATATCAAAAAACCACAGCTTCTAAATGAAGTATATAATCTTTTAAACGGCAAGAGATTAAATAATGAATTACTAGATAAAGCAAGTTTAATCAAATGGAATTTTAAAGGGTTTGAGCATAAAAACGCCCCAAAAGAGCTTTTAAGTCAAGGTAAAAATATGAAAAAAGGCTTTAGCACTATGGCTATGGAAAAAGCCATATTAAACTTAGGTAGTGGCGGTATAAATGGAGTGATAAATGCCAATGCCGAACAAGACCCAAGTAAAAAGCACGAAGCATTTGTGAAAGGATTTTTATTAGGAGCTGGTGGCTCAGCTGGGGCTATAAAAATGCTAGAAAAATCAGCTGATAAATTAGCCCCACAATTAGCACGAATTAGCCAAGGATTAGCAAAGGATTTACCTGGAATTTTAAATGATAGACCTGATATCATAGGTAAAGCCCTAGGCAAAACACCAAAGGATAATTATAATTATATTTTTGGCGGAGAGAACGCAATCGGAGCAAATAAGGCTAAACTAAAAACCGCTGGGGAAATGGCAAAAAATGGAGCAGATGAGAGCGAAATATGGGCTAAAACTGGATGGTATAAGGATATAGATAAGAAGTGGAAGTTTGAGATAAATCCGCTTGGTGGCAAGTTTAAAAAAGCAATAAAAGATTTGTTTGACGCTAAGGCTTTTAAACAAAACAATAGAGAAAAACTAGAACTCTTACAAGACAAAGCTAAAATAAATGATAAATACCAAGCCGATCTAAATAAATTAAACGCTACTTTAAGCCAAAAAGCTAATATTATCGTAAAGGCAAAAGATGGTTTAAAACTTAGCGAAGTGCTAGATGATAAAAAGCTCTTTAATGCTTATCCGCAGCTAAGAGATGTGAAAGTAAGATTTGATGAACTTGACGGCGAAATATACGACGGATATTATAATAGAACGCTTGATGAAATAGTTTTAAACTCTAATCTCTATAATAAGCCTGAAATGCTAAGAAGCATTTTATACCACGAAATGCAACATAAAATCCAAAGCATAGAGGGCTTTGCTCGTGGCGGTATGGATAAAGATGTGCTAGACTACCGCAGATTAGCTGGTGAAGTAGAGGCTAGAAACGAGCAAACAAGGCTAATACCAAGTAAGCTAAATAACGCTAAGCTTGAAAGAACTACTGATTTAGAGAACTTAGAAAAGATAGCAAAAGCCTTGCCAAAAAGCCAAGCTAACGAGCAAATAAGCAAAGAGCTAATAGCACTAAAAAAGCAAGATATGGCACTAGATAAAGAGTATGGCAAAATCAGTCCGCAAAGGGATAAAGAGATAGATAGACTAACTGATGAGCTAGATAATAGGTTTAGTGCGTTAGTAGGGCAAATAGATAAAGAAGAGTTAGCAACTGCCTTGCTAAAAGTCTATAACAAAACAAAGCACCCAAATGCTACTGCTGATGTGATACCTAATTTTAGAAAAGTGGTTTTTAATGATAGCGGTATGAGTGCTAGTTATACACCTAAGCAAAAAGAAGTGCGTGGCGTGTATAATGTAGCATTTAATGAAAAAAGAGCTACGCAAATATACAAAGATATAGAAGATGTAGAAAATGTTATAAAGTTTGAAAAAGGCAGAGCTGATAATATAACAGCAAATAAAGATGGTTTTGGCTCACTGCATATACAAAAACACCTAGACCCAAAAAACGAAGGTTATATAACAACACAAGAATATCTAAATATGGGGGAGTATATCCGCAAAGCTGGCGACTTCAAAGAAAGTGGTGGTAAGCGTGTGTATGATTATACTGATGAAAATGGCGTTAGATTTAGAGCAATTATCGGCGATACTCGTGGCGGTAAAGATAGAGTAATAAGCTTTTTTAGTAATAGAAAGGCTGGGTCTGCCTATGATAGGCAGAATTACACTAGGAACCAGCCTTTAAGTGAGAATTCTACCCCAAAAGAGATAAAAAGTCAAGACCTATCAGTAGAGCAAAAAGCCAAACAATACGCTAAATTTTTATCTGAAGCTAAAGAGCCAACACAAGTTGCACCAGATGAGCTTTATAAGGCTTACTCAAAGGCTAAAAAAGATTTAAATAAACCAAAAAACAAATAA
- the uvrC gene encoding excinuclease ABC subunit UvrC, with product MLKDELKSLPNKPGIYQYFDANSKLLYVGKAKILKNRVKSYFSFTPTLAPNARLSARITKMISEATHIEWITTNSESDALILENSFIKQLKPKYNILLRDDKTYPYIYVDLSSDFPRFEITRKIVKGKNIKYFGPFFKGAREILEALYLEFKLVQKKSCLKDKKACLFHQINRCYAPCIGAISKEDYAKIVKNAIKKLKNPELLIENLSNLMNNFAANQNYEEAAKLRDMILTIKDISVKVEIDIAKLEDFEVIAASFKNGFVCVVRFSIRDGKVAFANHSITPAKDMQNTDLNGIYKQAILEAFPHEIPVNAVKIYTYAEFEDMELVESILSNLHGKKFKISTPKTGDKRSICEVAFKNCDSFIDKHLKTHNYEFLEQIKEYFGLSNLPLKIECFDNSHLFGKAPVGGMIAWENGNFKKEHYRHVHLKSSNDYDQMNEMLTSRALRFDKLSPPDLWVIDGGEALLRLANNIISSSGANVDIVAISKEKVDAKAHRAKGSANDKIYTQTAKFSLSPNDKKLQFFQKLRDEAHRFAITFHQNSRKKADLASSELVNLGVCQGSIKKLLDYFGNFEKIYEADFEEIQKVTNKSTATKIFGKNKI from the coding sequence ATGCTAAAAGATGAGCTAAAAAGCCTACCAAATAAACCTGGAATTTATCAGTATTTTGACGCAAACTCCAAACTGCTTTACGTAGGCAAAGCAAAAATCTTAAAAAACCGCGTAAAAAGCTACTTTAGTTTTACACCTACTCTAGCTCCAAATGCTCGCCTTAGCGCACGTATAACAAAAATGATAAGCGAAGCAACTCACATAGAATGGATCACGACAAATAGCGAGTCTGACGCTCTTATCTTAGAAAATTCCTTTATAAAACAACTCAAACCAAAATACAACATACTTCTTAGAGATGATAAGACTTATCCTTATATATACGTGGATCTAAGTAGCGATTTTCCACGCTTTGAGATAACTAGAAAGATAGTAAAAGGCAAAAATATCAAGTATTTCGGACCGTTTTTTAAAGGCGCAAGAGAGATACTAGAAGCGTTGTATCTTGAGTTTAAACTCGTACAAAAAAAGTCTTGCTTAAAAGATAAAAAAGCCTGTTTGTTTCATCAGATAAATAGATGCTACGCTCCTTGCATAGGCGCCATAAGCAAAGAAGACTATGCAAAAATAGTAAAAAACGCTATAAAAAAACTAAAAAATCCAGAATTGCTTATAGAAAATCTTTCAAATTTAATGAATAATTTTGCAGCCAATCAAAACTACGAAGAAGCCGCAAAACTAAGAGATATGATACTTACCATCAAAGATATCAGCGTAAAAGTAGAGATAGATATCGCTAAGCTAGAGGATTTTGAAGTGATAGCTGCTTCATTTAAAAATGGGTTTGTGTGCGTCGTAAGATTTTCTATAAGAGATGGGAAAGTCGCTTTTGCAAACCACAGCATAACTCCTGCTAAAGATATGCAAAATACGGATTTAAATGGCATTTATAAACAAGCTATCCTAGAAGCATTCCCGCATGAAATCCCGGTAAATGCGGTAAAAATTTATACATATGCAGAATTTGAAGATATGGAGCTAGTAGAGAGTATTTTATCAAATTTACATGGGAAAAAATTCAAAATATCCACTCCAAAAACAGGCGATAAAAGGTCTATCTGCGAAGTAGCTTTTAAAAACTGCGATAGCTTTATCGACAAGCATTTAAAGACTCACAATTACGAGTTTTTAGAGCAAATCAAAGAGTACTTTGGGCTTTCAAACTTACCTTTAAAAATCGAATGTTTCGACAACTCTCATCTGTTTGGAAAAGCACCAGTTGGTGGTATGATTGCTTGGGAAAATGGTAATTTTAAAAAAGAGCATTATCGCCACGTTCATCTTAAAAGCTCAAACGACTATGATCAGATGAATGAGATGCTAACTTCTAGAGCTCTTAGATTTGATAAACTAAGTCCGCCAGATCTTTGGGTGATAGATGGCGGCGAAGCACTCTTAAGACTAGCAAATAACATCATCTCAAGTAGCGGTGCAAATGTAGATATAGTGGCTATTTCAAAAGAAAAAGTTGATGCTAAAGCACACAGAGCCAAAGGCAGTGCAAATGATAAAATTTATACACAAACAGCCAAATTTAGCTTAAGTCCTAACGATAAAAAATTACAATTTTTTCAAAAACTTCGTGATGAGGCGCATAGATTTGCTATAACTTTTCATCAAAACAGCAGAAAAAAAGCTGACTTAGCAAGTAGCGAACTTGTAAATTTAGGCGTTTGCCAAGGAAGCATAAAAAAGCTTTTAGATTATTTTGGAAATTTTGAAAAAATTTACGAAGCTGATTTTGAAGAGATACAAAAAGTCACAAACAAAAGTACGGCGACAAAAATTTTTGGCAAAAATAAAATATAG
- a CDS encoding response regulator, whose amino-acid sequence MKKIFSTTNIFRFISTIPLLFLFAFSSIYIYKAFNNYKNIENLRAKFETAQNLLLVSKELNAERNIDASYIQRDNEINKKAIFEQRTKTDLAIKRFLRQYSLQATDKEVEEIKKQLVNISSIRNKIDNFDYKIDDLFFEYYFKINKTIEKEMENLKDYSISPKGAIFLDIYAGLYKEANLLSLERDYVARFLMISRPMGNNELKIWLEMFNKERPLGFYIPDDRLSAKINSILSSTDTINLYMTANNFASAIIRESYIGNYSVDAQKWHEIMNKKLLLNSDIINLVDEKIISSINEFKNEYLLNLLISSVVWLLSVLFLILAYKMRIKIKISLKKLNNILNIIKSENKDVKLDLDSNEGLQKAYEVIENALDQIQYKESKNPDASRSKSIFLSHMSHDLRTPLNGIIGFIELLKNSKLSAKDNEIIDIIQRSSNDLLKTINNLLSISRIENDEITMQPNDFIPIKEFENIVEIYAQKAREKNVDFNAFIDPALSYKINGDIEKLNDSLANLISGTINFAHKNRKIIVKITKFEQTDDYTIINFSIKDNGTNIEALKQGNIFDDFISLKNSAKNAYSNTQLGLSIADNYISMMGAEVEAKSLLNGGGEFNFSIKFKNIEKKPAHKSEFENIKIAVLTNDRADIYNSFIHKYLEYLGVNVTFFTNSSQVGDFDIVLLRLKDYAIPLDLKDKKLIVSVPNKRLAQGSMSLKKSATICEPVTLSKMINALNLLIKDEEEEEKSFKDIKFNADILIAEDEEQNQKAILEILSNICNVKMVENGEQAVLEAKNNSYDLIFMDLNMPIMNGISAATKIREHEKDKGNHTPMIAMANYDVKVNRTNLADDIFDAFLAKPINKSDIIKTLNNFIPDKTITHILVSPIKPYKKIRTNYNMEVFNLRDVLLFKKSSIENKIFSSAISGFCQNIDTVNSFEEFKERLEYSPYKIILIDYKIPNFNENEVYQMINRAKQKHHIGTITILFVDPNSTLKDDLRNKFDEIVKSNISKTQLETIVNLCIRTEDQDICIIKQNDEK is encoded by the coding sequence ATGAAAAAGATATTTAGCACGACAAATATATTTAGATTTATAAGCACTATCCCCCTTCTATTTTTGTTTGCTTTTTCAAGTATTTACATATATAAGGCATTTAATAATTATAAAAATATAGAAAATTTAAGAGCCAAATTTGAGACAGCACAAAATCTTTTACTAGTTTCAAAAGAGCTAAATGCTGAGAGAAATATCGATGCTTCTTATATACAAAGAGATAATGAAATAAATAAAAAAGCTATATTTGAGCAACGCACTAAAACCGATTTGGCCATAAAACGCTTTTTAAGACAATACTCATTACAAGCTACGGATAAGGAAGTAGAAGAGATAAAAAAACAGCTAGTAAATATCTCTTCTATAAGAAATAAAATAGATAATTTCGACTATAAAATAGACGATCTTTTTTTCGAATACTACTTTAAGATAAATAAAACCATAGAAAAAGAGATGGAAAATCTCAAAGATTATAGTATCTCCCCAAAAGGCGCCATATTTTTAGATATTTACGCAGGACTCTATAAAGAAGCAAATTTACTAAGCCTAGAAAGAGACTATGTGGCTAGATTTTTGATGATCAGCAGACCTATGGGAAACAATGAATTAAAAATTTGGCTTGAGATGTTCAACAAAGAAAGACCTCTTGGGTTTTATATCCCAGATGATAGGCTAAGTGCTAAAATAAACTCTATCCTAAGCAGCACAGATACTATAAATTTATATATGACCGCAAACAACTTCGCATCTGCGATCATCAGAGAGTCTTATATAGGCAACTACTCAGTAGATGCTCAAAAATGGCATGAGATTATGAACAAAAAACTACTCTTAAATAGCGATATAATAAACTTAGTAGATGAAAAAATAATAAGCAGTATCAATGAATTTAAAAACGAGTATCTACTAAATTTACTGATTTCATCAGTAGTCTGGCTACTTTCTGTATTATTTTTGATACTTGCTTATAAGATGAGGATCAAGATCAAAATAAGCCTAAAAAAGCTAAACAATATACTAAATATCATAAAATCCGAAAACAAAGATGTAAAGCTTGATCTAGACTCAAATGAAGGACTACAAAAAGCGTATGAAGTCATAGAAAACGCACTAGATCAGATACAATACAAAGAGTCAAAAAATCCTGACGCAAGCAGATCAAAATCCATATTTTTATCGCATATGTCTCATGATCTAAGAACGCCATTAAATGGCATAATAGGCTTCATAGAATTACTAAAAAACAGCAAACTTTCCGCAAAAGATAACGAAATAATAGACATTATTCAAAGAAGCAGCAATGATCTTTTAAAAACTATAAACAATCTACTAAGCATATCTAGGATAGAAAATGATGAGATAACCATGCAACCAAACGACTTTATACCGATAAAAGAATTTGAAAATATAGTTGAAATTTACGCACAAAAAGCACGTGAAAAAAATGTAGATTTTAACGCTTTTATAGATCCTGCACTGTCATATAAGATAAATGGCGATATAGAAAAACTAAACGACTCTTTGGCAAATTTAATATCAGGAACAATCAACTTTGCCCATAAAAACAGAAAAATAATAGTAAAGATAACAAAATTTGAACAAACAGATGATTATACAATCATAAATTTCAGCATAAAAGATAACGGTACAAATATTGAAGCCCTTAAACAAGGTAACATTTTTGATGATTTCATATCTTTAAAAAATAGTGCTAAAAACGCATATAGCAATACCCAACTAGGACTTAGTATAGCAGATAACTATATAAGTATGATGGGCGCAGAAGTAGAAGCTAAATCTTTACTAAATGGCGGCGGAGAGTTTAACTTTAGCATTAAATTTAAAAACATAGAGAAAAAACCTGCACACAAATCCGAGTTTGAAAACATAAAAATAGCTGTTTTGACAAACGATAGAGCAGATATCTACAACTCCTTCATCCACAAATACTTAGAATATCTAGGAGTAAATGTCACGTTTTTTACGAATTCAAGCCAAGTCGGCGACTTTGATATAGTCTTACTTAGACTTAAAGATTATGCTATTCCTTTAGATCTCAAAGATAAAAAGCTTATCGTTAGTGTGCCAAACAAGCGCTTAGCTCAAGGATCGATGAGTCTCAAAAAATCAGCCACTATATGCGAGCCAGTAACATTGTCAAAAATGATAAACGCTCTAAATCTTTTGATAAAAGATGAAGAAGAGGAAGAAAAATCATTTAAAGATATCAAATTTAATGCAGATATTTTGATAGCAGAAGACGAAGAGCAAAACCAAAAAGCTATTTTAGAAATTCTTTCAAATATATGTAACGTAAAAATGGTAGAAAACGGCGAACAGGCTGTTTTGGAAGCCAAAAATAACAGTTATGATCTTATATTTATGGATCTAAATATGCCTATAATGAACGGAATTTCAGCTGCAACCAAGATAAGAGAGCACGAAAAAGACAAAGGCAACCATACCCCTATGATCGCTATGGCAAATTACGACGTAAAGGTAAATCGCACAAATTTAGCAGATGATATATTTGATGCTTTTCTAGCAAAACCTATAAATAAAAGCGATATTATAAAGACCTTAAACAACTTTATTCCTGATAAAACGATAACGCATATCTTAGTTTCTCCTATCAAACCTTATAAAAAGATACGAACCAACTATAATATGGAAGTGTTCAACCTACGAGATGTTTTGCTCTTTAAAAAAAGCAGTATCGAAAACAAGATATTTAGCAGTGCGATATCTGGTTTTTGTCAAAATATAGATACGGTAAATAGCTTTGAAGAATTTAAAGAAAGACTAGAGTATAGCCCATATAAGATCATACTTATAGACTATAAAATACCAAATTTCAATGAAAATGAAGTCTATCAAATGATAAATCGCGCCAAGCAAAAGCACCACATAGGTACCATAACTATACTTTTTGTAGATCCAAACAGCACCTTAAAAGATGATCTTAGAAATAAATTTGATGAAATAGTAAAATCAAACATAAGCAAAACACAGTTAGAAACGATAGTAAATTTATGCATTAGAACAGAAGATCAAGATATTTGCATCATAAAACAAAATGATGAAAAATAA
- a CDS encoding response regulator, translated as MKKIRVLNDSAYKSMGGGCMKKINVLIIDDDPVSLKLFELILERNPNVSRILKATNGLDGLSILEKRFDTNLIILDLNMPIMNGIEFLINIQTIKYLSTIPIIATSTDDTLKTAALEQGAYDFLLKPVHIKDVDKKVNDILNLIF; from the coding sequence ATGAAAAAAATTAGAGTTCTAAATGACAGCGCGTACAAGTCTATGGGGGGGGGGTGCATGAAAAAAATCAATGTTTTAATCATAGACGACGATCCTGTCAGCTTAAAACTATTTGAGTTGATACTTGAGAGAAATCCAAATGTAAGCAGGATCTTAAAAGCGACAAACGGACTAGATGGTTTAAGTATCCTAGAAAAAAGATTTGATACAAATTTGATAATCCTAGATCTAAATATGCCCATAATGAACGGTATAGAATTTCTTATAAACATACAAACTATAAAGTATCTCTCAACTATACCTATCATAGCTACAAGCACTGATGACACCCTAAAAACAGCGGCTCTTGAACAAGGTGCTTATGACTTTTTACTAAAACCGGTTCATATAAAAGACGTCGATAAAAAGGTAAATGATATTTTAAATTTGATCTTTTGA